A single region of the Moorena sp. SIOASIH genome encodes:
- a CDS encoding metal ABC transporter permease, translated as MNWLIEPLGFEFMRNAIATAVLLGILGAVVGSYLIVQQMSLISSVIAHAVLPGLSIAFFLGINISIGAFIAGVLSALVVAVIPQRTRVKVDAAMALTFSSFLGLGVILITVLKTNQLDLENILFGDILGVRPGDVWQTLVITGVILLLTKLFYKELLFYTFDPLGAQASGLPVKLIYFGLILAITLTIVASMQTVGVLLVISMLIGPATTAYLLVKELHHMMGLGSLIGIFSSVSGMYISYYFNWPSGPAIVMVIFGLFFLAFLFSPSQGILTEPAIAGRPAKLLTLLKELLRLNRG; from the coding sequence ATGAATTGGCTGATTGAGCCCCTAGGTTTTGAATTTATGCGGAATGCGATCGCAACGGCTGTGCTGTTGGGGATATTAGGTGCAGTGGTAGGCAGCTACTTAATTGTACAACAAATGAGCCTGATTAGTAGTGTGATTGCCCATGCGGTTTTACCTGGTCTCTCAATCGCATTTTTTTTAGGAATAAATATCTCTATTGGTGCCTTTATTGCAGGTGTCCTTAGCGCTTTAGTTGTAGCGGTGATTCCTCAGCGTACGCGAGTCAAAGTGGATGCAGCAATGGCGTTGACTTTCAGCAGTTTTTTAGGTTTGGGAGTGATACTAATTACGGTGCTGAAAACTAACCAACTTGACTTAGAAAATATTCTTTTTGGTGACATCTTAGGGGTGAGACCAGGAGATGTCTGGCAAACCCTGGTGATTACAGGAGTAATTTTACTTTTAACAAAGTTATTCTATAAAGAGCTATTATTCTATACCTTTGACCCCTTGGGAGCCCAAGCTAGCGGTTTACCGGTAAAACTAATTTATTTCGGGTTAATCTTGGCGATTACTCTCACCATTGTCGCCAGTATGCAGACGGTAGGGGTGTTGCTCGTTATTTCTATGTTAATCGGACCCGCGACTACAGCTTATTTATTAGTAAAAGAATTACATCACATGATGGGATTAGGCTCACTAATTGGAATTTTTTCTAGTGTCAGTGGGATGTATATAAGCTATTATTTTAATTGGCCATCAGGCCCCGCTATTGTAATGGTAATCTTTGGGCTATTTTTCCTAGCATTTTTGTTTAGCCCAAGCCAAGGGATTCTCACGGAGCCAGCGATAGCAGGTCGCCCTGCTAAGTTATTGACTTTGCTGAAAGAATTATTGAGATTGAATCGAGGGTAA